One Helianthus annuus cultivar XRQ/B chromosome 7, HanXRQr2.0-SUNRISE, whole genome shotgun sequence genomic region harbors:
- the LOC118480424 gene encoding extensin-2-like — MRSLGVLRHRPQHVYAFVFLLVATLVIADKPYGYEPQHSYGSKWPQPLKHNFPKSPYVYKSPPPVKHTWPHLPYLHKSPPHSYIYKSPPPPYVYKSPPPPSHSPPLSYVYKSPPPPAHSPPPSYVYKSPPPPSPSPPPPYVYKSPPPPSPSPPPPYVYKSPPPPSPSPPPPYVYKSPPPPSPSPPPPYVYRSPPPPSPSPPPPYVYKSPPPPSPSPPPPYVYKSPPPPSPSPPPLPYIYKSPPPPSPSPPPPYVYKFPPPPSPSPPPPYIYKSPPPPSPSPPPPYVYKSPPPPSPSPPPPYIYKSPPPPSPSPPPPYVYKSPPPPSPSPPPPYIYKSPPPPSPSPPPPYVYKSPPPPSPSPPPPYIYKSPPPPSPSPPPPYIYRSPPPPSPCPPPPYIYMSPPPPSPSPPPPYIYKSPPPPSPSPPPTHIYKSPHPSSKSPPPPAYYYKSPPPPRHY, encoded by the coding sequence ATGAGAAGTCTTGGGGTGTTGAGGCATAGGCCTCAGCATGTGTAtgcttttgttttcttgttggtTGCTACTCTTGTCATTGCTGACAAACCTTATGGTTATGAACCACAACACTCTTATGGTTCGAAATGGCCACAACCGTTGAAACATAATTTTCCCAAGTCGCCTTATGTTTACAAGTCTCCACCGCCGGTGAAGCACACATGGCCGCATCTACCTTATCTTCATAAATCTCCTCCTCATTCGTATATCTACAAGTCTCCACCACCTCCTTATGTTTACAagtctccaccaccaccatcacattcACCCCCACTGTCATATGTGTATAAGTCTCCACCGCCACCAGCACATTCACCACCACCTTCGTACGTGTATAAGTCTCCACCACCGCCATCACCGTCACCACCACCTCCGTATGTGTACAAGTCTCCGCCTCCTCCATCGCCGTCCCCACCACCTCCGTATGTGTACAAGTCTCCGCCTCCTCCATCGCCATCCCCACCACCTCCGTATGTCTACAAGTCTCCGCCTCCTCCATCGCCATCCCCACCACCTCCGTATGTGTACAGGTCTCCGCCTCCTCCATCGCCATCCCCACCACCTCCGTATGTGTACAAGTCTCCACCTCCCCCGTCACCATCACCGCCACCTCCATATGTGTACAAATCACCACCTCCTCCATCACCATCCCCACCACCACTACCATACATTTACAAATCTCCCCCTCCACCGTCACCTTCCCCACCACCTCCATATGTATACAAGTTTCCACCCCCGCCATCCCCATCCCCACCGCCTCCATACATCTACAAGTCTCCCCCTCCACCATCGCCATCCCCGCCACCTCCTTATGTCTACAAGTCTCCTCCCCCTCCATCTCCATCCCCACCACCTCCATACATTTACAAATCTCCTCCCCCACCATCGCCATCACCTCCACCTCCTTATGTCTACAAGTCTCCTCCCCCTCCATCTCCATCCCCACCACCTCCATACATTTACAAATCTCCTCCCCCACCATCGCCATCACCTCCACCTCCTTATGTCTACAAGTCTCCTCCCCCTCCATCTCCATCCCCACCACCTCCGTACATTTACAAATCTCCTCCCCCACCATCGCCATCACCACCGCCTCCATACATCTACAGGTCTCCTCCCCCACCATCGCCATGCCCACCACCTCCATACATCTACATGTCTCCCCCTCCACCTTCACCATCCCCACCACCTCCCTATATCTACAAATCTCCTCCTCCACCATCGCCATCCCCGCCACCTACTCACATATACAAATCACCACATCCATCATCAAAGTCTCCCCCTCCTCCGGCTTACTATTATAAGTCTCCACCACCACCAAGACATTATTAA
- the LOC110866903 gene encoding xanthine dehydrogenase 1-like, translating to MGSLKTEEEIEESKDAVLYVNGVRKVLPDGLAHLTLLEYLRDAGLTGTKLGCGEGGCGACTLMVSYFDQNSKKCVHQAINACLAPLYSVEGMHVITVEGVGNRKIGLHPVQESLASRHGSQCGFCTPGFIMSMYALLRSSKTPPTEEQIEESLAGNLCRCTGYRPILDAFRVFAKSNDSLYTSGSVTSQEPKNGEFICPSTGKPCSCGPNKETVEKSDVCQSGYKAVSYNETDGSSYTDKELIFPPQLLLRKSSYLSLSGFNGIKWHRPLLLKHVLELKSRYPNAKLVVGNTEVGIETRLKKIHYPVFISVTHVPELNILTVDHDGIEIGAGVRLSELQNFLKKVIEERPVYETSSCKAIVEQIKWFAGTQIRNVASVGGNICTASPISDLNPLWMAARAKFKVVDGKGNVRNVLAENFFLGYRKVDLGSNEILLSVLLPWTCEFEYVKEFKQAHRRDDDIALVNGGMRVFLKKRDKKWIVSDASIVYGGVAPVSLSAVKTKDYLIGKAWNKELLQNSLEILKQDVVISENAPGGMVEFRKSLTLSFFFKFFLWVSHQMNGQDSFNESVPTSHLSAIESFHRPSFTGSQDYKITKQGTAVGSPEVHMSARLQVTGEAEYTDDTLMPPGGLHAALILSKKPHARLLTIDDSGARSSPGFAGIFFAKDIPGSNITGPVIEDEEVFASDIVTCVGQVIGVVVADTHENAKIAARKVVIDYEDLPAILSIEDAVKFKSFHPNTHRRLSKGDVDLCFQSDQCHKIIEGEVHIGGQEHFYLEPQSTFVWTMDGGNEVHMISSTQAPQKHQKYVAHVLGLPMSKVVCKVKRIGGGFGGKETRSAFFAAVASVPAYLLNCPVKLTLDRDVDMQVTGQRHSFLGKYKVGFTNEGKVLALDLEIYNNAGNSLDLSLAILERSMYHSDNVYEIPNVRINGNVCFTNYPSNTAFRGFGGPQGMLVSENWIQRIATEVNKSPEDIREINFNSEGSILHYGQKLQDCTLQRLWDELKKSCNFVKVRSEVADFNRNNRWKKRGVAMIPTKFGISFTTKFMNQAGALVQVYTDGTVLVTHGGVEMGQGLHTKVAQIAASAFEIPLSSVFISETSTDKVPNASPTAASASSDMYGAAVLDACMQIKARMEPIASLKKHTSFVELVNACYFERIDLSAHGFHIVPDIGFDWKTGKGHPFRYFTYGAAFAEVEIDTLTGDFHTRAADVILDLGFSINPAIDVGQIEGAFVQGMGWVALEELKWGDAAHKWIPPGCLFTSGPGNYKIPSVNDVPFKFKVSLLKDAPNDKAIHSSKAVGEPPFFLASSVFFAIKDAIIAARAESGSHGWFPLDNPATPERIRMACADEFTAPFVKSDFRPKLSV from the exons ATGGGGTCACTGAAGACTGAAGAGGAGATAGAAGAATCAAAGGATGCTGTTTTGTATGTTAATGGTGTCCGTAAAGTTCTTCCTGATGGTTTGGCTCACTTAACTTTACTGGAGTATCTCAGAG ATGCAGGTTTAACCGGAACTAAGTTAGGCTGTGGTGAAGGAGGTTGTGGGGCTTGCACTCTTATGGTGTCTTACTTTGATCAAAATTCCAAGAAATGCGT GCACCAAGCAATTAATGCTTGTTTGGCTCCACTATATTCTGTCGAAGGAATGCATGTGATCACAGTGGAAGGAGTAGGGAATCGTAAGATCGGTTTACATCCGGTTCAG GAATCATTAGCTAGTCGTCACGGTTCACAATGTGGATTTTGTACACCGGGATTTATCATGTCAATGTATGCACTATTAAGATCCAGCAAAACCCCACCTACGGAAGAGCAAATTGAAGAAAGCCTTGCGGGAAATTTATGTCGATGCACCGGTTATCGACCGATTCTCGATGCGTTTCGAGTCTTTGCAAAAAGCAATGATTCGTTATACACAAGTGGTTCTGTTACATCACAAGAACCTAAAAACGGCGAGTTTATTTGCCCTTCAACTGGCAAACCGTGCTCTTGTGGGCCCAACAAAGAAACCGTCGAAAAATCTGATGTTTGCCAAAGTGGCTATAAAGCTGTTTCGTATAACGAAACTGACGGAAGTTCGTATACAGACAAAGAACTCATATTCCCACCTCAGCTTTTATTGAGGAAATCAAGTTATTTAAGTTTAAGCGGATTTAACGGGATCAAGTGGCATAGACCGTTACTGTTAAAACACGTATTGGAGTTGAAGTCGAGATATCCCAACGCAAAGTTGGTCGTAGGAAACACGGAAGTGGGAATCGAAACTCGGTTAAAGAAAATTCACTACCCGGTTTTTATATCGGTTACCCATGTACCCGAGCTTAATATTTTGACCGTTGACCACGATGGAATCGAGATCGGTGCTGGTGTTCGGCTCTCCGAGCTtcaaaactttttaaaaaaagttattgaAGAACGTCCGGTTTACGAAACATCTTCTTGTAAGGCTATCGTCGAACAAATAAAATGGTTTGCGGGGACGCAAATACGAAATGTTGCGTCGGTTGGTGGGAATATATGCACCGCAAGCCCGATTTCCGACTTGAATCCACTTTGGATGGCGGCACGAGCAAAATTCAAAGTTGTTGACGGTAAAGGAAACGTTAGAAACGTTTTGGCGGAGAATTTCTTTTTGGGTTATCGTAAAGTGGATTTGGGGAGTAACGAGATTCTTTTATCGGTTTTGCTTCCGTGGACTTGTGAGTTTGAGTACGTAAAAGAATTTAAGCAGGCTCATAGACGGGATGATGATATTGCACTTGTAAATGGCGGGATGCGTGTTTTTCTCAAAAAACGCGATAAAAAATGGATCGTTTCCGATGCGAGTATCGTGTACGGTGGTGTTGCTCCGGTTTCGTTATCAGCTGTAAAAACGAAAGATTATTTAATCGGGAAGGCGTGGAATAAGGAGCTCTTGCAGAACTCGTTGGAAATCTTGAAGCAGGATGTCGTGATTTCGGAAAACGCGCCAGGTGGCATGGTGGAGTTTCGTAAATCATTGACGTTAAGtttctttttcaaattctttTTATGGGTATCTCATCAGATGAACGGTCAAGATTCGTTTAACGAATCCGTACCCACATCACATTTATCCGCTATTGAGTCCTTTCACCGTCCATCGTTCACGGGTAGTCAAGATTACAAAATTACGAAACAGGGGACTGCGGTGGGGTCCCCAGAGGTTCATATGTCGGCAAGACTTCAGGTAACGGGAGAGGCTGAGTACACCGATGACACCCTGATGCCACCTGGCGGTTTACACGCTGCTTTGATATTAAGTAAAAAGCCTCATGCTCGTTTACTTACGATTGATGATTCGGGTGCCAGGTCATCACCGGGATTTGCTGGCATCTTTTTCGCCAAAGATATCCCGGGTAGCAATATTACCGGCCCTGTTATTGAAGATGAGGAAGTTTTTGCTTCCGATATCGTCACTTGTGTTGGTCAG GTTATAGGAGTAGTTGTCGCCGACACTCACGAAAACGCAAAGATCGCAGCGAGAAAAGTGGTCATCGATTATGAAGATCTGCCAGCTATATTATCCATAGAGGATGCTGTcaagttcaaaagtttccatccaaATACTCATAGGCGTTTAAGTAAAGGGGACGTTGACCTTTGTTTTCAATCAGACCAATGTCATAAGATCATTGAGGGCGAGGTTCATATTGGTGGTCAAGAACACTTTTATTTGGAGCCACAAAGCACCTTCGTTTGGACTATGGATGGTGGCAATGAGGTTCACATGATTTCATCAACTCAG GCACCACAAAAGCACCAAAAGTATGTGGCGCACGTGCTCGGTCTTCCAATGTCAAAAGTGGTTTGCAAAGTGAAACGAATTGGTGGTGGATTTGGCGGGAAAGAGACCAGATCAGCTTTCTTTGCAGCGGTTGCATCTGTACCAGCATATTTGTTAAATTGTCCTGTTAAACTTACATTAGATAGAGATGTAGATATGCAAGTAACTGGTCAGCGACATAGCTTTCTTGGAAAATATAAG GTCGGATTCACAAATGAAGGCAAGGTGCTTGCGTTAGATCTTGAAATCTATAACAACGCAGGGAATTCACTTGATTTATCTCTAGCAATACTTGAACGCTCAATGTATCACTCAGATAATGTTTATGAGATTCCAAATGTTAGAATTAATGGAAATGTTTGTTTCACCAATTATCCTAGTAACACGGCCTTTAGAGGGTTCGGTGGGCCCCAAGGTATGCTTGTTTCCGAGAATTGGATTCAAAGAATAGCTACGGAAGTTAACAAAAGCCCAGAAGATATCAGA GAAATAAATTTCAATAGTGAAGGGTCAATATTACACTACGGTCAAAAACTTCAAGACTGTACTTTGCAACGGCTGTGGGATGAACTCAAGAAATCCTGCAACTTCGTGAAAGTTAGAAGTGAAGTTGCAGATTTCAATCGTAATAATCGGTGGAAGAAGCGTGGAGTTGCTATGATTCCAACTAAATTTGGTATTTCGTTTACAACAAAGTTCATGAACCAG GCAGGCGCACTGGTTCAAGTTTATACAGACGGAACTGTGTTGGTCACGCACGGTGGTGTTGAGATGGGCCAGGGTTTACATACGAAAGTGGCCCAAATTGCCGCTTCTGCTTTTGAAATCCCTCTTAGTTCAGTGTTTATTTCCGAAACAAGTACCGACAAG GTTCCTAATGCATCTCCAACGGCAGCTTCCGCTAGCTCTGATATGTACGGGGCCGCGGTTTTGGATGCTTGCATGCAAATAAAAGCGAGAATGGAGCCAATTGCATCGTTGAAAAAACATACTTCTTTTGTGGAG TTGGTAAACGCATGCTATTTTGAGCGTATAGACCTTTCAGCACACGGGTTTCACATCGTTCCCGACATAGGTTTCGACTGGAAAACCGGTAAAGGTCACCCATTCAGGTATTTCACATACGGAGCTGCGTTTGCTGAGGTGGAAATCGACACACTAACCGGGGATTTCCACACCCGGGCTGCTGATGTCATTTTGGATCTCGGATTCTCCATCAATCCAGCCATTGATGTTGGACAG ATTGAAGGAGCGTTTGTGCAAGGTATGGGATGGGTGGCTCTCGAGGAGCTGAAATGGGGTGATGCTGCTCACAAATGGATTCCACCAGGTTGCTTGTTCACTTCGGGTCCCGGAAATTATAAAATTCCGTCCGTCAATGATGTTCCGTTCAAATTCAAGGTTTCGCTATTGAAG GATGCACCAAATGACAAGGCCATACATTCATCAAAAGCTGTTGGTGAACCTCCATTTTTTCTGGCATCATCAGTCTTCTTTGCGATAAAAGACGCAATTATAGCCGCAAGAGCTGAATCAGGGTCTCATGGTTGGTTTCCTCTTGACAATCCTGCAACTCCGGAACGAATTCGGATGGCATGTGCTGATGAGTTTACCGCACCCTTTGTCAAATCCGATTTCCGACCCAAACTCAGCGTTTAG
- the LOC110868531 gene encoding origin of replication complex subunit 1A, with the protein MAAMAETPKTLKQTPKKSLKSPPKTPIPHTPQTLASPRRSLRFISSPIQTNQTISPANTPKTTIRSKNTKTKPSKSVDSLKDDKIDTLDAFSPVSPDRTELKKRKSRSESVSARVNPRVHEKREIATKRLKPKRRVYYKKVSYDGGEFAVGDDVYVKKREDGSSDEDDDPEVEECRVCFKAGRGVMIECDDCLGGFHLKCLKPPLRVVPDGEWICGYCEGRKLGKNVKLPELPKGKKQRRTAKEKLLSSDLWAVRIESLWKEVDGSFWYRGRWYVIPEETAAGRQPHNLKRELYRTNDFADNEMETVLRHCYVMTPNEYAKAENEGDDVFLCEYEYDVNWHSFKRIAEIDNNNDEDADEEAPHDDDWSCDEDSDSELSDDMEYEEEDRYNKPAPGSTPAHEVAANSRKGHTFGLQKIGTKRIPEHVRTHKQTELEKAKATLLLATLPKSLPCRNKEMEEITAFIKGAICDDQCLGRCLYIHGVPGTGKTMSVLAVMRSLRSEVDAGITKPYSFVEINGLKLATPENIYRVIYEALTGHRVSWKKALNLLNDKFSNGVKSSKDDDRPCILLIDELDLLVTRNQSVLYNILDWPTKPNSKLIVIGIANTMDLPEKLLPRISSRMGIQRLCFSPYNYLQLQEIIGCRLKGIDAFEKQAIEFASRKVAAVSGDARRALEICRRAAELADYRVKKSTSLPNTGKALVGMSEVEAAIQEMFQAPHIQVMRSCSKLGKIFLAAMVHELYKTGMSETTFEKLAQTFSCLCTSNGITFPGWDTLLRIGCKLGESRIILCESGASHRLQKLQLNFPSDDVSFALKDSNELPWLTKYM; encoded by the exons ATGGCGGCAATGGCGGAAACACCTAAAACACTCAAACAAACCCCCAAAAAATCACTCAAATCGCCCCCAAAAACTCCGATTCCTCACACACCACAAACCCTAGCTTCACCTCGCCGCTCATTACGCTTCATTTCCTCACcaattcaaacaaatcaaacaatcTCACCTGCAAACACTCCGAAAACCACAATCAGATCGAAAAACACGAAAACAAAGCCTTCAAAGAGTGTCGATTCACTCAAGGACGATAAAATCGATACACTCGACGCGTTTTCACCGGTTTCGCCCGATCGAACCGAGCTGAAGAAGCGGAAGAGCAGATCTGAAAGTGTTAGTGCGAGAGTAAACCCTAGGGTTCATGAGAAGAGAGAGATTGCAACAAAACGATTGAAGCCTAAAAGGAGAGTGTATTATAAGAAGGTGAGTTATGATGGAGGAGAGTTTGCTGTAGGAGATGATGTGTATGTTAAGAAGAGAGAGGATGGTAGTtcagatgaagatgatgatccTGAAGTTGAGGAGTGTAGGGTTTGTTTTAAGGCTGGTAGAGGTGTTATGATTGAGTGTGATGATTGTTTAGGTGGATTTCATTTGAAGTGTTTGAAACCGCCGCTGCGGGTGGTTCCGGACGGAGAGTGGATTTGTGGTTATTGTGAGGGGAGGAAATTGGGGAAGAATGTTAAGTTGCCGGAGCTGCCGAAAGGGAAGAAACAGCGTAGGACTGCGAAGGAGAAGCTGCTTTCGAGCGATTTATGGGCAGTCAGGATTGAAAG TTTGTGGAAAGAGGTTGACGGTAGCTTCTGGTATCGAGGTCGTTGGTATGTGATACCGGAGGAAACAGCTGCGGGTAGACAGCCGCATAATCTGAAAAGAGAGCTGTATAGAACCAATGACTTTGCTGATAATGAG ATGGAAACTGTGCTTCGGCATTGTTATGTTATGACTCCAAATGAGTATGCAAAGGCTGAGAATGAAGGTGATGATGTGTTTTTGTGTGAGTATGAGTATGATGTGAATTGGCATAGCTTTAAGCGGATTGCAGAGATCGATAACAATAACGATGAAGAT GCGGATGAAGAAGCTCCGCATGACGATGATTGGAGCTGTGACGAGGATTCCGACTCTGAGCTGTCCGATGACATGGAATATGAAGAGGAAGATAGGTATAATAAACCCGCACCTGGATCAACCCCGGCTCATGAAGTGGCTGCA AATTCAAGAAAGGGTCATACCTTTGGACTCCAGAAAATAGGTACAAAGAGAATCCCGGAGCACGTGAGAACTCACAAGCAGACTGAACTTGAAAAGGCAAAAGCAACGCTTCTGCTGGCAACATTGCCGAAATCTTTGCCATGTAGAAATAA AGAAATGGAAGAAATAACGGCGTTTATTAAAGGAGCTATATGTGATGATCAATGTCTAGGACGTTGCCTTTACATCCATGGTGTTCCAGGAACTGGCAAG ACAATGAGCGTGCTTGCGGTGATGAGGAGTCTTCGATCTGAAGTTGATGCTGGAATAACTAAACCATACTCATTTGTGGAGATAAATGGTCTGAAATTGGCTACACCAGAGAATATATACAGA GTTATTTATGAAGCTTTAACAGGGCACAGGGTTAGCTGGAAAAAAGCTCTCAACTTACTTAACGACAAGTTTTCTAACGGGGTTAAAAGTAGCAAAGATGATGATCGCCCGTGTATTCTTCTCATTGATGAACTTGATCTTCTAGTAACTAGAAATCAATCGGTCTTGTACAACATTCTTGATTGGCCTACTAAACCGAATTCCAAACTTATCGTCATTG GAATAGCAAACACTATGGATCTTCCGGAGAAATTGCTTCCCAGAATTTCCAGCCGAATGGGTATACAAAGGCTTTGCTTTTCTCCTTATAACTACTTGCAGCTTCAAGAAATCATCGGGTGTCGTCTTAAAGGAATTGATGCATTTGAGAAACAAGCTATAGAGTTTGCTTCAAGAAAG GTTGCAGCAGTTTCAGGAGATGCACGCCGTGCTCTAGAGATATGTCGTCGCGCAGCTGAACTTGCAGACTATCGAGTTAAGAAATCTACCTCACTTCCAAACACAG GAAAAGCACTTGTTGGAATGTCTGAAGTTGAAGCAGCCATACAGGAGATGTTCCAGGCTCCTCATATTCAG GTTATGAGGAGTTGCTCTAAACTGGGTAAGATCTTTCTAGCAGCTATGGTACATGAGCTCTATAAAACAGGAATGAGTGAGACCACCTTTGAAAag TTGGCGCAAACTTTTTCATGTCTCTGTACAAGCAACGGAATAACATTTCCTGGATGGGACACACTTTTGAGAATCGG CTGCAAGCTTGGTGAATCCCGAATTATTCTCTGTGAATCCGGAGCAAGTCACAGGTTGCAGAAGTTGCAGCTCAATTTTCCGAG TGATGATGTGAGTTTTGCACTGAAAGACAGCAATGAGCTACCTTGGTTGACCAAATATATGTGA
- the LOC110868532 gene encoding aldehyde dehydrogenase family 3 member F1, with product MEAIVDDFEGELKALREVFNSGKTREASWRRAQLKGILSLLKERESDIFKALYQDLGKHHVEAYRDEIGTVAKSANYALGNLKKWMSSKRAKLPLASFPSSGKLIPEPFGVVLIISSWNFPFGLSFEPIIGAIAAGNVVILKPSELAPTCSSVLADSIRDYLDNAAIRVIEGGPHVGEKLLRHRFDKIFFTGGARVGQAVMTAAARNLTPVTLELGGKCPAVVDFISSSRDRKIAVKRILWGKFGVCAGQACIGIDYIVTSKTFASTLVELLKKEINTLFGYNPKDTNTVAKIINNKHFSRLKGLLLEPGVRSSIAYGGYIEEDRLFIEPTILLDPPLDTAIMKEEIFGPLLPIITLGTIEDSIEFINSRPKPLAIYGFTNNEKLQQKMIRETSSGSITFNDAVVQYAADTLPFGGVGGSGFGRYHGKYSFECFSHEKAVMVRGYLIDFGFRYPPWNDKKLQLLKSGLRYDYIKLVLIKLGLKSKA from the exons ATGGAAGCAATTGTGGATGATTTTGAAGGAGAATTGAAGGCATTGAGGGAGGTTTTCAATAGTGGAAAGACAAGGGAAGCATCATGGAGGAGAGCACAACTAAAAGGGATACTCTCTCTCCTCAaggagagagaaagtgacatctTCAAGGCTCTTTATCAAGATTTGGGAAAACATCATGTGGAAGCTTATAGAGATGAG ATTGGAACAGTGGCCAAATCTGCAAACTATGCACTTGGGAACTTAAAGAAATGGATGTCTAGCAAAAGA GCTAAATTGCCACTAGCTTCATTTCCCAGCTCGGGGAAGTTGATTCCTGAGCCTTTTGGTGTTGTACTCATCATATCATCTTGGAACTTTCCATTTG GGTTATCATTTGAACCAATTATCGGCGCGATAGCAGCAGGAAATGTAGTAATCCTAAAGCCTTCCGAGCTAGCTCCAACATGTTCCTCGGTTCTCGCTGACTCCATACGCGATTACCTTGATAACGCCGCGATTAGAGTCATCGAAGGTGGACCCCACGTCGGTGAAAAACTTCTTCGACATAGATTCGACAAGATTTTCTTCACAG GCGGTGCGCGAGTGGGCCAGGCTGTCATGACAGCAGCTGCAAGAAATCTGACTCCTGTGACTCTGGAGTTGGGTGGCAAATgtcctgctgttgttgatttcaTCTCTAGTTCTAGGGACAGAAAG ATTGCTGTGAAAAGAATTCTTTGGGGTAAATTTGGCGTGTGCGCAGGCCAAGCTTGTATTGGAATCGATTACATTGTCACGTCGAAGACATTCGCATCAACTTTG GTGGAACTATTGAAGAAAGAGATCAATACATTATTTGGATACAATCCGAAGGATACTAATACCGTTGCCAAGATTATAAACAACAAACATTTTTCAAGATTGAAAGGGCTTTTACTTGAACCTGGTGTCAGATCTTCGATCGCTTATGGCGGTTATATAGAGGAAGACAGACT ATTCATTGAGCCGACAATATTACTTGATCCTCCGCTTGACACGGCGATCATGAAGGAAGAAATCTTTGGTCCATTGCTTCCAATCATCACA TTGGGTACAATTGAAGACAGCATTGAGTTTATAAACTCAAGACCAAAACCACTAGCCATCTATGGCTTCACAAACAATGAGAAACTGCAACAAAAGATGATTCGCGAAACCTCATCAGGAAGCATTACATTCAACGACGCCGTCGTTCAGTATGCAGCCGATACGCTGCCGTTTGGAGGAGTTGGTGGCAGCGGCTTCGGAAGGTATCATGGAAAATACTCATTTGAATGTTTCAGTCATGAGAAGGCAGTGATGGTGAGGGGATATCTTATTGATTTCGGGTTCAGATATCCTCCATGGAATGATAAGAAATTGCAGCTGCTTAAATCTGGTTTACGATACGATTATATTAagcttgttttgattaaattaGGATTGAAAAGTAAAGCTTGA